One window of Bacteroides sp. AN502(2024) genomic DNA carries:
- a CDS encoding OPT family oligopeptide transporter, giving the protein MKQEEDKFTGLPENAFRELKPGEVYNPLMGPSKSYPEVNIWSVAWGIAMAILFSAAAAYLGLKVGQVFEAAIPIAIIAVGVSGAAKRKNSLGENVIIQSIGACSGVIVAGAIFTLPALYILQAKYPEMTVTFMQVFISSLLGGVLGILFLIPFRKYFVSDMHGKYPFPEATATTQVLISGEKGGSQAKPLLMAGMIGGLYDFIVATFGWWNENFTTRVCSAGEMLAEKAKLVFKVNTGAAVLGLGYIVGLKYASIICAGSLAVWWIILPGMSAIWSDSVLNAWNPEITSAVGMMSPEEIFKYYAKSIGIGGIAMAGVIGIIRSWSIIKSAVGLAAKEMSGKGNVEKSIIRTQRDLSMKIIAVGSIITLVLIVLFFYLDVMQGNLLHTLVAIALVAGISFLFTTVAANAIAIVGTNPVSGMTLMTLILASVVMVAVGLKGPSGMVAALVMGGVVCTALSMAGGFITDLKIGYWLGSTPAKQETWKFLGTIVSAATVGGVMIILNKTYGFTSGALAAPQANAMAAVIEPLMSGVGAPWLLYGIGAVLAIILTLCKIPALAFALGMFIPLELNVPLVVGGAVNWFVTTRSKDATLNTERGEKGTLLASGFIAGGALMGVVSAAMRFGGINLVNEAWLNNTWSEVLALGAYALLILYFIKASMKIK; this is encoded by the coding sequence ATGAAACAAGAAGAAGACAAATTCACCGGACTGCCTGAGAATGCGTTCAGAGAGTTGAAACCCGGGGAAGTGTACAACCCATTGATGGGTCCCTCAAAAAGTTATCCGGAAGTTAATATCTGGTCAGTTGCGTGGGGGATTGCCATGGCAATCCTTTTTTCAGCTGCCGCTGCCTATCTGGGACTGAAAGTCGGACAGGTATTTGAAGCAGCTATTCCGATTGCAATCATTGCCGTAGGAGTTTCCGGAGCTGCAAAAAGAAAAAATTCATTGGGAGAAAACGTAATTATCCAGTCTATCGGAGCCTGTTCCGGAGTAATTGTTGCCGGAGCTATCTTCACTCTCCCCGCCCTTTATATTCTCCAAGCCAAATATCCCGAGATGACAGTTACTTTCATGCAGGTATTCATCAGTTCTTTATTGGGTGGCGTATTGGGTATTCTATTCCTGATTCCTTTCCGCAAATACTTTGTCAGTGACATGCATGGGAAATATCCTTTCCCGGAAGCAACAGCTACTACACAGGTGCTGATTTCCGGGGAAAAAGGTGGCAGCCAGGCTAAACCGTTACTGATGGCAGGCATGATCGGCGGATTATATGACTTCATCGTAGCTACCTTCGGATGGTGGAACGAAAACTTTACAACTCGTGTTTGCAGTGCCGGAGAAATGCTTGCAGAAAAGGCCAAGTTGGTTTTTAAAGTAAATACCGGTGCTGCCGTACTCGGTTTGGGATATATCGTCGGATTGAAATATGCTTCCATCATTTGTGCCGGTTCATTGGCTGTATGGTGGATTATCCTTCCGGGAATGTCTGCTATTTGGAGCGACAGTGTACTGAATGCCTGGAATCCGGAAATTACATCTGCCGTAGGTATGATGAGTCCGGAAGAAATATTCAAATATTATGCCAAGAGTATCGGTATCGGTGGTATCGCTATGGCAGGTGTAATTGGTATTATCCGTTCCTGGAGCATCATCAAAAGTGCTGTCGGACTGGCAGCGAAAGAGATGAGCGGCAAAGGGAATGTAGAGAAAAGCATTATCCGCACACAGCGGGATCTTTCCATGAAGATTATCGCCGTCGGCTCTATCATCACACTGGTACTAATCGTGTTGTTCTTCTACCTGGATGTCATGCAAGGGAATCTGTTGCATACACTGGTAGCTATTGCTCTTGTTGCCGGAATCTCTTTCCTGTTTACCACAGTAGCAGCTAACGCCATCGCCATTGTAGGTACTAATCCGGTTTCGGGAATGACATTGATGACGCTGATTCTGGCTTCTGTGGTGATGGTGGCTGTCGGATTGAAAGGGCCTTCAGGTATGGTTGCCGCATTAGTGATGGGCGGTGTAGTATGTACCGCACTATCGATGGCTGGAGGTTTCATCACCGACCTGAAGATTGGTTACTGGCTGGGAAGTACACCCGCCAAACAGGAAACATGGAAATTTCTGGGAACGATCGTATCAGCTGCAACAGTAGGCGGTGTGATGATTATCCTGAATAAGACATACGGATTTACAAGTGGCGCGCTGGCTGCTCCACAAGCAAATGCAATGGCAGCCGTTATCGAGCCACTGATGAGCGGTGTAGGCGCACCTTGGTTGCTGTACGGCATCGGTGCTGTTTTAGCGATTATTCTGACTCTTTGCAAAATTCCCGCATTAGCTTTCGCACTAGGTATGTTTATTCCATTGGAACTAAATGTACCATTGGTTGTAGGCGGAGCTGTTAATTGGTTTGTCACAACCCGTAGTAAAGACGCAACTCTGAATACGGAAAGAGGAGAAAAAGGAACCTTACTGGCATCCGGTTTCATTGCCGGAGGTGCATTGATGGGAGTAGTCAGTGCTGCCATGCGCTTCGGTGGAATCAATCTGGTAAATGAAGCATGGTTGAACAATACTTGGTCAGAAGTGTTGGCATTAGGAGCATACGCATTATTGATTCTTTACTTTATAAAGGCATCAATGAAAATTAAATAA
- a CDS encoding DUF1460 domain-containing protein, whose product MSFAQQPVELSLWPDGAVVPESPESMLRIGKSYLGTRYVANTLDQNEKETLVIRTDAVDCLTFVEYTLAQALGSSFADNLQKIRYRDGIINGYPSRLHYTSEWIENGIRHGFLTDVTARDSEHTMKLSLSYMSTHPEKYRKLADSQENIALISEHEKAISGKTVHWLPKSELPASGLPWIMNGDIIAITTKLPGLDIAHVGIAEYRHGKLHLLHASSTLGKVVVSDKPLNHMLNNNKSWTGIRVVRMYHSKND is encoded by the coding sequence ATATCATTTGCACAGCAGCCCGTCGAGCTATCTTTGTGGCCCGACGGTGCTGTAGTTCCGGAAAGTCCCGAGTCTATGTTACGAATCGGGAAATCTTATTTGGGAACCAGATATGTTGCCAATACGTTAGATCAAAACGAAAAAGAAACGTTGGTAATTCGAACCGATGCAGTAGATTGCCTGACTTTCGTAGAATATACACTTGCACAGGCACTCGGTTCTTCTTTTGCCGACAATCTGCAAAAAATACGTTATCGGGACGGCATCATCAACGGATACCCCTCCCGGTTACATTACACTTCCGAGTGGATTGAAAATGGAATCCGACACGGATTCCTTACCGATGTCACTGCAAGAGACAGTGAACATACCATGAAATTATCCCTTTCGTATATGTCCACCCACCCGGAAAAATACAGGAAACTAGCTGATTCACAGGAAAATATAGCACTAATAAGCGAACACGAAAAAGCAATTTCCGGAAAAACAGTACATTGGTTACCGAAAAGCGAACTGCCGGCATCCGGATTACCTTGGATCATGAATGGAGATATTATTGCTATTACAACAAAGTTGCCCGGACTGGACATAGCTCATGTGGGAATAGCAGAATACAGACATGGGAAACTACATTTGCTGCACGCTTCTTCTACGTTGGGAAAAGTAGTTGTCAGCGATAAGCCTCTCAATCACATGCTAAACAACAATAAATCATGGACAGGCATACGCGTTGTCCGGATGTATCACTCTAAAAACGACTGA
- the lipB gene encoding lipoyl(octanoyl) transferase LipB, whose translation MKTVFIDWNLIPYAEAWHRQTEWFDNIIRAKVRGESYENRIVMCEHPHVYTLGRSGKENNMLLNDEQLKAIDATLYHIDRGGDITYHGPGQLVCYPILNLEEFQLGLKEYVHLLEEAVIRVCAFYGIEAGRLEKATGVWLEGDTPRARKICAIGVRSSRFVTMHGLALNVNTDLRYFSYIHPCGFIDKGVTSLRQELKHDVPMDEVKQRLENEFRKQFQLPVAMSGA comes from the coding sequence ATGAAAACAGTTTTTATCGATTGGAATTTAATACCATATGCCGAAGCATGGCACCGGCAGACGGAGTGGTTTGATAACATAATCCGGGCAAAAGTCCGGGGTGAAAGTTATGAAAATCGTATTGTGATGTGCGAGCATCCTCATGTTTATACATTAGGTCGTAGCGGGAAAGAAAATAACATGTTGTTGAATGATGAACAACTGAAAGCCATCGATGCCACTCTCTATCATATTGATCGGGGAGGGGATATAACTTATCATGGTCCCGGACAACTGGTATGCTATCCGATACTGAACCTTGAGGAATTTCAGCTGGGATTGAAAGAGTACGTTCATCTGTTGGAAGAAGCGGTGATTCGTGTATGTGCTTTTTATGGTATTGAAGCCGGGCGTTTGGAGAAAGCGACAGGAGTTTGGCTGGAGGGTGATACGCCCCGTGCGCGTAAAATTTGCGCTATCGGAGTGAGGAGCAGTCGCTTTGTCACTATGCATGGGTTGGCTTTGAATGTGAATACGGATTTACGCTATTTCAGTTATATCCACCCTTGTGGATTTATAGATAAAGGTGTCACTTCTCTTCGTCAAGAGTTAAAGCACGATGTGCCAATGGACGAAGTGAAGCAACGTCTAGAAAATGAGTTTAGAAAACAATTCCAACTCCCAGTTGCCATGTCCGGTGCATAA
- a CDS encoding helix-turn-helix domain-containing protein — protein MKMDFPQVDLPTEVLAWTNVTEEILNIYKQSCRLQACIVAICTEGSIKASINLLDYEIRPNDLITLLPGTIIQFRERTEKVRLCFAGFSAFCTGRINLMKIIGNAYPKLIEQPVVPLNEEVASYLRDYFTLLSRASCNENFKMDSELVELSLQTILTSIRLIYHKIPGGNSSSNRKKEICRELIQAIKENYKNERRAQFYADKLGISLQHLSTTVKQVTGKRVLDTIAYIVIMDAKAKLKGTNMTIQEIAYSLNFPSASFFSKYFRRYVKMTPLEFRNR, from the coding sequence ATGAAAATGGACTTTCCACAAGTAGACTTACCTACCGAAGTGTTAGCATGGACGAATGTTACGGAAGAGATTCTAAATATCTATAAGCAATCTTGTCGGTTGCAAGCCTGTATTGTTGCGATCTGTACCGAAGGTTCGATAAAAGCTTCCATTAATCTGCTTGATTATGAAATCCGTCCGAATGACCTGATAACATTGTTACCGGGAACAATCATCCAATTCCGGGAGAGAACAGAAAAAGTACGCCTTTGCTTTGCAGGTTTCTCCGCCTTTTGTACCGGACGAATCAATCTGATGAAGATTATTGGTAATGCATATCCCAAACTCATAGAACAACCGGTAGTTCCTCTTAATGAAGAAGTAGCCAGTTATCTGAGAGACTATTTTACCCTATTATCACGGGCTAGTTGCAATGAGAATTTCAAAATGGACTCTGAACTGGTTGAATTGTCTCTTCAGACCATCCTGACAAGCATACGGTTGATATATCATAAAATTCCGGGCGGGAACAGCAGTTCGAACCGCAAAAAGGAGATCTGCCGGGAATTGATTCAAGCCATTAAGGAGAATTATAAGAATGAACGCCGCGCACAATTCTACGCAGACAAACTGGGAATATCTCTTCAGCATCTAAGTACAACCGTGAAACAAGTGACAGGTAAAAGAGTATTGGATACCATTGCATATATTGTAATCATGGATGCCAAAGCCAAACTGAAAGGTACTAATATGACTATTCAAGAAATAGCTTATTCCCTAAATTTCCCCAGTGCTTCTTTTTTCAGCAAGTACTTTAGACGATACGTAAAGATGACGCCATTGGAATTCAGAAACAGATAA
- a CDS encoding heavy metal translocating P-type ATPase, with protein sequence MGNTIKKVFPVLNMHCAGCANNVEKTVKKLSGVMEASVNFATNTLTVSYEKGQLTPGEIRAAVLAAGYDLIVEEARKEDRQEEEQHKRYTRLKWKVIGAWILVVPLLVFSMVLMHIPYSNEIQMALAIFVMVFFGGGFFTGAWKQAKLGRSNMDTLVTLSTSIAFLFSLFNTFFPEFWYDRGLEPHVYYEASAVIIAFVLTGKLMEERAKGNTSIAIRKLMGMQPKVARVLRNGVEEEILIENLQIGDRVVVRPGEQIPVDGLLSEGDSYVDESMISGEPVPVEKKKGDRVLAGTINQRGSFIIHATQVGSETVLARIISMVQEAQGSKAPVQRIVDRITGIFVPVVLGIAVLTLVLWVTIGGGEYISYGVLSAVSVLVIACPCALGLATPTALMVGIGKAASQHILIKDAVALEQMRKVDVVVLDKTGTLTEGHPTATGWLWAQSQEPHFKEVLLAAEIKSEHPLAGAIVSALQDGENVKPAALDSFESITGKGIKVSYEGHTYWVGSHKLLKNFSAAVNDVMTEMLAHYESDGNGIIYFGCENELLAIIAVSDPIKATSAEAVKELKRQGIDICMLTGDGKRSALAVSSRLGIERFVADALPDDKAEFVRELQMQGKKVAMVGDGINDSQALALADVSIAMGKGTDIAMDVAMLTLMTSDLLLLPKAFLLSKQTVKLIHQNLFWAFIYNLIGIPIAAGILFPLNGLLLNPMLASAAMAFSSVSVVLNSLSLGRK encoded by the coding sequence ATGGGTAATACAATAAAAAAGGTATTTCCTGTGCTTAATATGCATTGTGCAGGGTGTGCCAATAATGTAGAAAAAACAGTGAAGAAATTGTCGGGAGTCATGGAGGCTTCCGTTAATTTTGCTACCAATACATTGACCGTTTCTTATGAAAAAGGCCAGTTGACTCCTGGAGAAATCCGTGCAGCTGTGCTCGCGGCAGGTTATGATTTGATTGTGGAAGAAGCCCGTAAAGAGGATCGTCAGGAAGAGGAGCAGCATAAGCGTTACACTCGTTTGAAGTGGAAAGTGATTGGGGCTTGGATTTTGGTAGTACCGTTGCTGGTATTTTCCATGGTGCTGATGCATATACCATACTCTAATGAGATTCAGATGGCACTTGCTATCTTTGTCATGGTCTTTTTCGGAGGTGGCTTCTTTACCGGAGCTTGGAAACAGGCTAAACTGGGGCGGAGCAATATGGATACTCTGGTTACACTTAGTACTTCCATTGCTTTTCTCTTCAGTCTGTTCAATACTTTCTTCCCCGAATTCTGGTATGATCGTGGATTGGAACCGCATGTTTATTATGAGGCTTCTGCGGTGATTATCGCTTTCGTACTTACCGGAAAACTGATGGAGGAGCGTGCTAAAGGAAATACCTCTATTGCCATTCGCAAGTTGATGGGGATGCAGCCTAAGGTTGCCCGGGTGCTGCGCAATGGAGTAGAAGAGGAGATTTTGATCGAGAATCTTCAGATTGGTGATAGGGTTGTTGTACGTCCTGGAGAGCAGATTCCTGTGGATGGCTTGCTTTCCGAAGGTGATTCGTATGTCGACGAAAGCATGATTAGCGGTGAACCGGTTCCGGTAGAAAAAAAGAAAGGCGATAGAGTATTGGCGGGAACAATCAACCAGCGTGGTTCGTTTATCATACATGCTACACAGGTAGGTAGTGAAACGGTGCTTGCCCGCATCATTTCCATGGTGCAGGAAGCACAGGGTAGCAAAGCTCCCGTGCAACGTATTGTCGATCGTATTACAGGGATTTTTGTACCTGTCGTATTGGGCATTGCCGTCCTGACACTTGTTTTATGGGTTACCATTGGTGGTGGAGAATATATTTCTTATGGTGTTCTGTCGGCTGTTTCTGTCCTTGTCATTGCTTGTCCGTGTGCTTTAGGACTTGCCACGCCTACTGCATTGATGGTGGGTATAGGCAAAGCTGCCAGCCAGCATATCCTTATTAAGGATGCGGTGGCTTTGGAACAAATGCGTAAAGTGGATGTCGTTGTATTGGATAAAACCGGGACATTGACTGAAGGACACCCTACAGCTACCGGATGGTTATGGGCACAGTCGCAGGAGCCACATTTCAAAGAGGTGCTTTTAGCGGCAGAGATAAAATCGGAGCACCCTCTTGCCGGTGCCATAGTCTCTGCACTTCAGGATGGGGAGAACGTAAAACCTGCTGCTTTGGATAGCTTCGAAAGTATTACGGGCAAAGGAATCAAAGTCTCTTATGAGGGACATACTTACTGGGTAGGTAGTCATAAACTCCTAAAAAATTTCAGTGCGGCAGTAAATGATGTGATGACTGAAATGCTGGCTCACTATGAATCGGATGGTAATGGCATTATTTACTTTGGATGCGAGAATGAGTTATTGGCTATCATTGCTGTTTCCGACCCGATAAAGGCTACTTCTGCCGAAGCAGTAAAAGAATTGAAACGCCAAGGTATTGACATCTGTATGTTGACAGGTGACGGGAAGAGGAGTGCATTAGCCGTTTCTTCCCGTTTAGGGATCGAACGTTTTGTCGCTGATGCTCTGCCGGACGATAAGGCTGAATTTGTGCGTGAGCTTCAAATGCAGGGAAAGAAAGTGGCTATGGTGGGAGATGGTATCAATGATTCGCAGGCTCTGGCACTGGCTGACGTCAGCATTGCCATGGGAAAAGGAACAGATATTGCTATGGATGTAGCTATGCTAACCTTGATGACATCGGATTTACTACTGCTTCCTAAGGCTTTTCTGTTATCAAAGCAAACGGTCAAACTGATTCATCAGAACCTTTTCTGGGCATTTATTTATAACCTGATTGGTATTCCTATTGCTGCCGGTATCTTGTTCCCCTTGAATGGTTTGTTATTGAATCCGATGTTGGCGAGTGCTGCAATGGCTTTCTCCAGTGTGAGTGTAGTGCTCAATTCATTGAGCTTGGGAAGAAAATAA
- a CDS encoding heavy-metal-associated domain-containing protein: protein MKTKRWMVTCVVALLSVTAVLAKDIRVVVFKVSQMHCERCEKKVRDNMRFEKGLKDISTEVKTKTVTITYDAEKTNVKKLQAGFNKFNYEAEFVKETKKGDQKSDRK from the coding sequence ATGAAAACAAAAAGATGGATGGTCACTTGCGTAGTGGCTCTTTTGAGTGTAACAGCTGTATTGGCAAAAGATATTCGTGTAGTCGTATTTAAAGTGTCTCAGATGCATTGTGAGAGATGCGAAAAGAAAGTAAGGGACAATATGCGTTTTGAAAAAGGACTGAAGGATATTTCGACCGAGGTAAAAACCAAAACGGTGACTATCACGTATGATGCGGAAAAAACAAATGTAAAGAAGTTGCAAGCGGGATTTAACAAGTTCAATTATGAAGCTGAATTTGTAAAAGAAACAAAGAAAGGTGATCAGAAGAGTGATAGGAAGTAA
- a CDS encoding TonB-dependent receptor domain-containing protein has translation MKYLMIGLFLLFAGYINAQVRGTVKDSTGEAIPGANVFWMNTGQGVTTKEDGSFSIAKPSGSHMLIISFIGFRNDTIHVSSKKQQLDIVLRDGVELNEVNIVTRKLGTMKLRSSVMNEDMISSAELSRAACCNLGESFVTNPSVDVSYSDAATGAKQIKLLGLSGTYVQMLTENIPNYRGAASSYGLGYVPGPWMQSIQVSKGISSVKNGYEAITGQINVEFKKPQLPEADWVSANLFASTTNRYEANADATLKLSKRWSTSLLAHYENETKAHDGNDDGFVDIPQVEQYNVWNRWAYMGDHYVFQAGIKALSETRTSGQASHGGTIHSGDLYQVGIDTERYEFFTKNAYIFNKEKSTNLALILSTTLHNQDAAYGRKLYNVDQTSVYASLMFETEFNSQNSFSAGLSFNYDAYNQHYRLENNTDNPLKVFEKEAVPGAYVQYTLNLNDKWMVMAGLRGDYSNEHRFFVTPRAHLKYNPNEYVNFRFSAGKGYRTNHVLAENNYLLSSSRKVEIAKNLDMEEAWNYGASVSAYIPIFGKTLNVNAEYYYTDFLKQVVVDMDSNPHEVAFYNLDGRSYSHVFQVEASYPFFKGFTLTGAYRFTDAKTTYKGERMEKPLTGKYKGLLTASYQTPLGIWQFDATLQLNGGGRMPAPYEWGDGQLSWERRYGSFEQLSLQVTRYFRRWSIYVGGENLTNFKQKNPIVDAANPWGNNFDSTMIWGPVHGAKGYIGIRFNLARNSE, from the coding sequence ATGAAATATTTGATGATAGGTCTGTTCCTGTTATTTGCCGGTTATATAAATGCGCAAGTACGGGGAACAGTGAAAGACAGTACCGGAGAGGCTATTCCGGGGGCAAATGTATTCTGGATGAATACAGGGCAAGGAGTGACAACTAAGGAAGACGGTAGCTTTTCTATCGCAAAACCCTCAGGAAGCCACATGTTGATAATTAGTTTTATCGGTTTCCGGAACGACACCATTCATGTGAGCAGTAAAAAACAGCAATTAGATATTGTGCTTCGTGATGGAGTGGAATTGAATGAAGTAAATATTGTCACTCGTAAACTGGGAACGATGAAATTGCGCAGTAGCGTGATGAATGAAGATATGATAAGCAGTGCCGAATTGAGTAGAGCTGCTTGTTGTAATCTGGGTGAAAGTTTTGTGACCAATCCTTCGGTGGATGTGAGCTACTCTGATGCGGCAACAGGAGCCAAACAGATAAAATTGTTGGGACTGTCCGGCACTTATGTGCAGATGTTGACGGAAAACATTCCGAACTATCGCGGAGCAGCTTCATCTTATGGATTAGGGTATGTTCCCGGTCCGTGGATGCAGAGTATACAGGTTTCCAAAGGTATATCTTCCGTAAAGAATGGTTATGAAGCCATTACAGGACAGATCAATGTGGAGTTTAAGAAACCGCAGTTGCCGGAAGCCGACTGGGTGTCTGCCAATCTTTTTGCAAGCACTACCAACCGGTATGAAGCCAATGCAGATGCTACATTGAAACTCTCCAAACGGTGGAGCACTTCGCTGCTGGCGCATTATGAAAATGAGACCAAGGCGCATGACGGTAATGATGACGGATTTGTCGATATTCCACAAGTGGAGCAGTATAATGTGTGGAACCGGTGGGCGTATATGGGTGACCATTATGTTTTTCAGGCAGGTATCAAAGCCCTTTCTGAAACGCGTACCAGCGGACAAGCTAGTCATGGAGGAACCATACACTCCGGTGATTTATATCAAGTGGGAATCGATACAGAGCGTTATGAATTCTTCACCAAGAATGCTTATATCTTTAATAAGGAGAAGAGTACCAATCTGGCTTTGATTCTTTCCACTACTTTACACAATCAGGATGCTGCGTATGGACGCAAACTCTATAATGTGGATCAGACCAGCGTCTATGCTTCGCTGATGTTTGAAACGGAATTTAATTCGCAGAACAGCTTTTCAGCAGGATTAAGTTTCAATTATGACGCCTATAACCAACATTATCGTTTGGAAAATAATACGGACAATCCTCTCAAAGTCTTTGAAAAGGAAGCCGTTCCCGGTGCTTACGTGCAATATACGTTGAACCTGAACGATAAATGGATGGTGATGGCAGGTCTGCGTGGAGACTACAGCAACGAACATCGTTTCTTTGTGACTCCGCGTGCGCATCTTAAATACAATCCGAATGAGTATGTGAACTTCCGTTTTTCTGCCGGAAAAGGGTATCGCACCAATCATGTGCTGGCAGAAAATAATTATCTGCTTTCCAGCAGCCGCAAGGTGGAGATAGCCAAGAATCTGGATATGGAAGAGGCTTGGAATTATGGTGCCAGTGTATCTGCTTATATTCCTATATTCGGAAAAACACTGAATGTGAATGCGGAATATTATTACACAGATTTTCTGAAACAAGTAGTAGTGGATATGGATAGCAATCCTCATGAAGTAGCTTTCTATAATTTGGATGGACGCTCTTATTCGCATGTATTTCAAGTGGAAGCAAGCTATCCTTTCTTTAAAGGATTCACCTTGACGGGGGCCTACCGGTTCACGGATGCAAAAACGACCTACAAGGGTGAAAGAATGGAGAAACCTCTGACCGGTAAATACAAAGGATTGCTCACTGCTTCTTACCAGACACCGTTGGGAATTTGGCAGTTCGATGCAACACTGCAACTGAATGGTGGTGGTAGAATGCCTGCTCCTTATGAATGGGGAGACGGACAGTTATCCTGGGAACGTCGTTATGGTAGTTTTGAGCAGTTGAGTTTACAGGTGACACGTTACTTCCGTCGCTGGTCTATCTATGTGGGAGGCGAGAACCTGACAAATTTCAAACAAAAGAATCCGATTGTTGATGCGGCGAATCCTTGGGGGAATAACTTTGATTCTACTATGATATGGGGACCGGTACACGGGGCGAAAGGATATATCGGAATACGTTTTAATTTAGCTAGAAATAGTGAGTAA